DNA sequence from the Geobacter sp. AOG2 genome:
TATCTCCAGCAGGAGAGGTTACAGGCGTTGATCGCCTCCTACGGGATTCTGGCGCCGGCCATATACATCCTGATTTATAGCCTGGCTCCGGTGCTGTTCCTGCCCGGTTTACCGGTCACCATCATCGGCGGCATCCTCTTCGGTCCGGTCTGGGGTGTGGTCTACGCCATTACCGGCGCCACCATCGGAGCCTCCCTGGCTTTTCTGGTCGCCCGCTACGGCGCCCGCGACTGGGTGGCCGCCAAGCTCACCGGCGCGAAATGGGAACGGCTGGATAACGAGGTGGCGCAGCACGGCTGGAAGGTGGTGGCCTTCACCCGCCTGATCCCCGCCTTTCCCTTCAACCTGCTGAACTACGCCTTCGGCCTGACCAAGGTTCCGTTCATCCACTATGTGGCCGCCTCCTTTGTCTGCATGCTGCCGGCCTGCATCGCCTTCATCGTCTTTTCCAGCTCGCTCGTGGGGCTGATCAAAGGCACGGTTTCAGCAACGGCGCTCCTGGGCATCGGTCTGGTGGTGCTGGTGTCGCTGGTTCCGGCAGCCTACCGGCGCTTCAAGGGGCGTCGGGCGGTCGGGGCGGTTGCCGAGTGAGACCGGCGACCCTCGACATAGCCCTGGTCATACCGGCCAGGAACGAAGCGTTGTCCCTGCCCGGAGTGCTGGGCAGCGTGCCGCCGGAGATCGGGCGGGTGGTTGTGGTGGATAACGGCTCGACGGATGGGACGGCTCAGGTTGCTGCGGCATATGGCGCATGGGTCGTAACCGAGCCGGTAGCCGGCTACGGCAGAGCCTGCCTGGCCGGTTTGGCGGCCCTGAGCAAAGCCCCGCCGGATATCGTGGCGTTCGTCGATGGCGACGGCAGCGACGAACTGGCGAGCCTTCCCGGCCTGATCGCCCCGGTGGCCGCCGGGGAACGTGATTTCATGCTGGGACGAAGGGTGCCGGTGGAACGGGCGGCTCTCAGTTTCCAGCAACGCTTCGGGCACTGGCTGGCCACCGGTCTGATCAGGCTGTTCTGGTTGCACCGCTACCGGGACCTGGGGCCGATGCGGGTCATCCGCTGGGCGGATCTGGAGCGATTGGCCATGGCCGACCAGGCTTTCGGCTGGACAGTGGAGATGCAGGTACGGGCGATCAAGCAGGGGTTGCGGATCGGGGAGCGTGACGTGCCGTATCACCGGCGTACCGCCGGAACGTCCAAGATCAGCCGCACGATCGGCGGCACGATCAAGGCAGGGGGCACGATCCTCTGGGTTATCGGCCGGGAAGTACTGTTGGAGTTACAGCAGAAAAAACGGCAGGGAACACCGGCCGGCACGGCTATTGTCGCCGGTTCGTGAGATAAAAGGAGAAGAATGTCATGCTGGTTGCTGCAACATCTGTCCGGCCCGCCAAACCATCAGGCTTGCCTCGCGTCATTGGTGCCATAGTGCTTATTGCGGCGGTAACCATCGCCTGCTCTTCGGTTGCCATGGCGGCCGATCTGGGGTTGATCGATGCGGCCACCCTGAAGGGCAGCTCCGCAAAGTGGGTCGTGCTTGACGCCCGCCCCAAGTCCGATTGGGAAGCCGGGCATCTTCCGGGTGCCATCCCGTTTTCCTGGGAGAACTATACCCGCACCGACGCCAAGGGGGTGAAGTACAGCTCGTTTCCGCCCCAGGAATTGGCGGTGGCGCTGGCCGGGCTGGGCATCGATGAAAAGAGCCCGGTGGTGGTGTACGGTGATGCCGACAAGAGTTGGGGGGGCGAAGGGTATGATGTCTGGCTGCTTTCCTGGCTTGGACACAGGGGCCCCATCCGGCTCTTGAACGGAGGCATTCAGGCCTGGCGCGGCCAGAACCTCCCCCTGGTCCGCGGGGCGGAAAGGCCTGCCGTCCCAAAGGCCCGCTACCGTGTGGGCCTCAAGCCCCAGTACCAGATCTCCACGGAGGATGTGCAAAACGGGAAGGGGGCCTACACGCTGGTGGATGTCCGGTCGACCTTTGAATGGATCA
Encoded proteins:
- a CDS encoding sulfurtransferase, which produces MLVAATSVRPAKPSGLPRVIGAIVLIAAVTIACSSVAMAADLGLIDAATLKGSSAKWVVLDARPKSDWEAGHLPGAIPFSWENYTRTDAKGVKYSSFPPQELAVALAGLGIDEKSPVVVYGDADKSWGGEGYDVWLLSWLGHRGPIRLLNGGIQAWRGQNLPLVRGAERPAVPKARYRVGLKPQYQISTEDVQNGKGAYTLVDVRSTFEWIRGRIPGAVHIPWEDFYTGRDRHPLPPAELKKLLAKHGVDTSKPVVYYCLGGIRSGYAWTAHQLAGLPDAHNFKGGWAAWEKRSGQ
- a CDS encoding glycosyltransferase family 2 protein encodes the protein MRPATLDIALVIPARNEALSLPGVLGSVPPEIGRVVVVDNGSTDGTAQVAAAYGAWVVTEPVAGYGRACLAGLAALSKAPPDIVAFVDGDGSDELASLPGLIAPVAAGERDFMLGRRVPVERAALSFQQRFGHWLATGLIRLFWLHRYRDLGPMRVIRWADLERLAMADQAFGWTVEMQVRAIKQGLRIGERDVPYHRRTAGTSKISRTIGGTIKAGGTILWVIGREVLLELQQKKRQGTPAGTAIVAGS